A window of Kribbella sp. NBC_00382 genomic DNA:
CGGCTCCGGCGGGCTGAGCACTCCGGCACTGATCGGGTTCATCCTCAGCATCTTCGGCATCGTGCTGATCAGCATCATCCTGTGCATCGTCGCGCTCACGAAGATCCCGAAGACCGGCCAGCGGGGCAAAGGCCTGGCGATCGCCGGCCTGGTGGTCAGCGGCCTCTGGGTCCTCCTCGGTGGGCTCCTCGTCATCGGCCTGATCGCCGGCAACAGCGAGCCCGACCGGGACGCGTCCGGTCAGGTGACGACGACGGTGAACACCCGGCCGGACAAGCTTCGGGTCGGCGACTGCGTCACCGGGATCGAGGAGGGTGTGGTCAAGGACATCAAGGTCCAGCCGTGCGACCAGCCCAACGGTGGCAAGGTGTTCGCCGTCTTCGAGCTCCCGGCCGGCAAGTGGCCCGGCCTCGCCGCCGTACAGGCTGCTGCCGAGAAGGGCTGCACGGACCGGTTCAAGGCGCTCAACGAACAGCCGGACAAGCCGTCGAGCGTCTACTTCCTGCACCCGAACGAGGATGGCTGGGGGCTGGGCGACCGCGGCACCACCTGTCTGCTCGTCCCCAAGTAAACGAACGACGGGCCCGGCACACGAGGTGTGCCGGGCCCGCGGTTTAGTTGCTCAGTACCTGGTCACCGCCGCGTAAGCGTCGACGATGCCGTTGCCGTAGAAGCCGTTGAGCGTCCGCGGCCCCTCACAGAGCGCGTCGAACTCGGTCGACCGCCCCTCGTTCACGTACGACTGAAGGCGCGGAGTCGGGCAGGCCCGCTTCTGCGCGCTGTCCAGCAGGATCTTCCGTGCCTTGTCCGGCGCCAGCCCGAACGAGTTGTGCGAGCCCTTCTTGCCGTACTCGCTGACGATCAGCGCGACGACACCCGTCACGTGCGGCGACGCCATCGAGGTGCCCTGCAGCCAGTTGTAGTAACCACACTTCGTGTAGTCCGTGACACCGGCCGGGCACTGCTTCTGTACTCCGCCCGCCACGCCGGCCTCCGTGATGTTGCCCGCCGCGTCGACGAGCGGCACGGCCGCGTTCTGCAGGACGTTGACCGGGTAGGTCGAGAGAATCAGGTTCTCGTTCGTCCGGTACTGCGGCGTCCCGAAGTAGTCACGGAACCAGCCACCCGGCGCCGCGACGTCGTTCTGCTCGAGCCCGTAGTTGGAGTAGTCCGCCTTCTTGGCCGACGGGCCGAGCGCGGCGACGCCGATCATGTGCGGGCCTTCGACCGGCAGGTCGACGCAGGTCGCGTTGTCGATCACTCGCTCGTACGGCGGCACGTCGCCGAAGTCCGGGCTGGAGATGTCGTTGCGCGGCTTGCCGAGGTCCTCGTGGTTGTTGCCGAGCGACCCGACCAGCGAGACGCCCTTGTTGTGCGCGTAGTCCAGGGCCCGGTTCATCGCCGCGATGGTGGCACGCTGCTCGGCCTGGGCCTCCGCGCTGTCGGCCGGGTTGTTGGTGCAGTTGTACAGCCACGGGTCGACGTAGAAGGACATGTTGACCACGTCGATCCCGACGTCACCGGCGTACGTGAGCGCGTCCAGCACCGGGCCGAGGAAGACGAAACCGCTGTCCTGGCCGCCGCGGATCTCCACCAGCGAGACGTTCGGCGCGACACCGGAGACACCGATGCCGTTGAGCGCGGCGCCGATCGTACCGGCGACGTGCGTACCGTGTCCGCTGTCGTCCCAGCCGACCGGGTCGACGCAGCCGCGGAACTCACACGGGCCGTCGATCTCGGGCAGGTCGGTGGCGAAGTTGCGGGACAGCTTCCAGTCGAAGTTCGGCGCGATGTCCGGGTTACGGGCGTCGATCCCGGAGTCGAGCACGCCGACCAGGACCTTCTTCTTGCCCGGGTGCTTCTCGTGTGCCAGGTCCGCGCGGATCATCTTCAGGCCCCAGAGCTGGGCGTCGAGCGGATCGGCGGTCTTGTTCTTCTTGGCGGCCTTCGCCGTCACGCTCTTGCCCTTGGCAACGGCGCCCAGGTGCTCCTGCTCGACCGTGCTCGGCCTTGCCTGCGGCAACTGCCCGATCGGGCGGCTGCGGGCCGCGCCCTGGATGGCCGACGAGGCGTCCACCCGGGTGACGAACCCGGTGGCGGCGGCCTGCACCGTCATCGTGCCCAGGTTCGTGTTCTCCTTGACCAGCTTGCCCCCGGCCGCCTGCACCGCGGCGAGCGCCTGGGCGTGGTTGGCCCCGGCCTCGAGCAGCACCGTGTACTCCGTGCTGCCACCTTCAACCGCCGTCGTACCGGCACCGGCGGTGACCGGAACTGCCAGCGCGCCGGCCAGCAGCACGAATGCACCAGTGGCCGCACACAACGATCTACGGACGTCTCTCACGAGCGGATCCCCTCCCTGAAGTGAGTCTGACCCGGCACACGCTAAATGTGCTGAGCCGACTCCACCAGGGTTCGGCGGGGTGCCGACGTTGTCAGGATCGGAAGCAAACGACTGACCGGATCGGTCCGGTCAGCCCGACGAGACGATCGCGATCACCAGCAGTAGCAGGCAGAACACGAGCCCGGCGATGAGCAGGATGCTGCCGATCATGCCGGTGATCCGGCCGGCCACCGCCATCGAACGGTTGCCGTAGACACCGGGATTCGCGTCGATCTCCGCGAGCGCCTGGTTGGCTTTCACCCAGGCCAACGGGGACAGGATCGCCAGTAAGGTGCCCAGCCCGAGGATGCCCAGCACCATCGAGGTCGTCGCGGCGGAGTTGTCCCGCAGCTTGCGATGCAACGGCTGCGGGTACACGTAGTTCGGCTGACCCGGCCGGCGCTCCGGCGGGTACTCCTCGTCATCCGGCATACCTGATGGTCTCCTCTGCCCGGGGTCAAGGCGTCAGCCTCGACCCCGGCAGCTGAGGTCAGCTCAGTTCGGTGATGTCGCCGATCCCCAGTCCGGCGAGCTGGGAGCGGACTTCCTTCGCCTCTCCCACGACGACGACCAGCAGGCCATTGGCTCCGACGTACCGGCGGTAGGCCTCGGTCGCCGTCTCGGCGGTGGTCGCGGCGATCTGGGCCAGGTAGGTGTCGGCGAAGTCGAGCGGTACGCCGGCGGCGATGTTGCTGCCGACCTGCTGCGCGATCGAGTCGGCCTGCTCGTAGCGCAGCGGTGCAGTACGGATCAGGCTGTCCTGCGCGTCCTGGACCTCCTGTGCGGTCAGTCCGTCCCGTGCGTCGAGCAGGATCTTCAGCGCATCGCCGATCGCCGCACCTGTCACCTCAGTGCGGACAGCGCCGCCCAGGCTGAAAGTGCCGCCCTTGCGCGGCGCGGTGAAGCTGGTCCGGGTGCCGTACGTGTAGCCCTTCTCCTCGCGCAGCACGGTGTCCACGCGGGAGGTGATCGTGCCGCCGACGACGTGGTTGGCGACCGCGGCCGCGCCCCAGATGTCCTCGCGGCGATCGGGCCCTGGGCAACCGATCAGCAGCTGGCTCTGCACCGAGCCGGGCCGGTCCACGAGCACCAGCTTGTTCCCGGCGATGTAGAGCGGCTCGGGCGTCTCCATCGCAGTACCGGCGTCAGAGGTCCACTCACCGAAGGCATCGTCGATCACCGCGGCTACGTCGACCCCGGTCGCGTCACCCGCGAACAGGATCTCGGCCCGCGCCGGACCGATGTTGGCGTGGTAGAACTCGGCCACCTGTACGTTCGTCAGCGGCCGGATGGTGTCCGGAGTACCGGCGGTCGGGCGAGACCTGCGCGACGACGGGTCGAACAGGTTGGCCGCGAACGCCTCCCGGGCTCGGTAGCCCGCGTTGGCCCGCTCCTGGTTGATCTCACCGAGCCGGATCGTCACGTGCCGCCCGACGTCAGCCTGGTTGAAGGCCGGCCGGGTAACCGCCTCGGCGAGCAGCTTGACCGCCGGTGCGAGCTGCGAGGTCGGGACCGAGATCTCCACGTGCAACGCGTCCGAGCTGACATCCACCCCGTACGCCGCGCCGTGCCGCTCAAGGGCCGCCGCGAACTCGTTGGCGGACTTGAGCTCGGTGCCCTCGTCCAGCGTGCGCGACATGATCGTCGCGACGCCCTCCAGCTCGCGTGGCTCGACGGCCAGCGGCATGGCGACGGTCACCCGCACAGTGGCGACGTACTGGCCCGGGCGGTCGAACACGTGCACCGGAGTACCGGAGCGGGTCGTAGTACTGGTCGCTAGCGGGAAGCGCCAAGGCCGCGGCGGTGCGACTGCCGGCGGTGTGGTCAGTGCCTGGCTGCTCATTCCTGCTCCCCTGCTTCCGTACCTGCTACTGCACTGTCTGTCTGGCGCCGGTACGTCACCTGTGCCCGTGAACCGGCGCGGACCCACTTGCTGGCCGCCGCCTGGACCTGGTCGGCCGTGACCGCGCGGAGCTCGTCGATCCTGGTGTTGATCCGGTTCGGGTCGCCGAACAGCAACGCGTGATGCGAGATCTCGTCGGCGCGACCGCCACAGGTGGCGAGCTGCTCCAGCCAGTCCCGCTCGGCCTGCGCTTGCACGGTCGCCAGCTCGTCCGCGGTGATGCCGTCCTTGGCGAGCTTCTCGACCTCCTCGACGAGCGCGTCCTCGACCTGCTGCAGGTCGACGCCCTCGGAGGCGATCCCGGTCAGCGTGCCGAACGAGACCCCACCGATCAGCGGCAGGGCGCCACCGGAGACCGACTGCGCGATCTGCTCGTCGCGGACCAGACGGCGGTTGAGCCGGCCGCTCTGCCCGCCGGCCAGGACATCGAGCGCCAAGGCGGCGGCGTCGAGTTCCGGCGTACCGTCGACCGGGAGCCGGAACATCATCGTGATCAGGTCCGACGGGACGTCGTCGACCACGTCGTCGCGGAACACCCCGTCGAGCGGGCCGAGCGTGCCGTCCGGAGCGGGCGGCGGCGTCGGGATGGCCGGCAGGTGCCCGAAGTACCGCTTGGCCGCGTCGAACGCGTCGTCGGCGGAGACGTCGCCGACGATGGTCAGGACGGCGTTGTTCGGGCCGTAGTACTTGCGGAAGAAGGCGTGCACGTCCTCGACCGCGGCCGCGTCCAGGTCGGCCATCGAGCCGATCGTCATGTGCGCGTACGGGTGGGTCTCGGGGAAGAGCAGCCCGACGAGCCGCTCGTACGAGTCGCCGTACGGCCGGTTGTCGTAGCTCTGCCGCTTCTCCTCCTTCACCACGTCGCGCTGGTTGTCGAGGTTCTCCTGGTTGACCGCGTCGAGCAGGTAGCCCATCCGGTCCGCCTCGAGCCACAGCGCGAGGTCCAGCCCGCCGCTCGGCAGCGACTCGAAGTAGTTCGTCCGGTCGAAGAAGGTGCTGGCGTTCAGGCTCGCGCCGACGCTCTCCAGCAGCGAGAAGTGCTGCCCCGACTCGACGTTGCGCGACCCCTGGAACATCAGGTGCTCGAACAGGTGGGCGAACCCGGTCAGCCCCGGCGGCTCGTGCCGCGACCCCACGTCGTACCAGAGGTTCACCGACACGATCGGCACGTTCCGGTCAGAACTGACGACGACCCGCAGACCGTTGTCCAACGTCTGCTCAGCAAGCGGATAGTTCAGCGGCATGGAGCCACCCTACGTGCTGAGCGGTGAAAGAAACTTCGGGCCGATTGTCGATCCGGGGCGGGTTCGCGCATCGATGTGATAGCGGTGGAGTTCCACCGGTCCGACGACGGAAGGTCGAAGCTGTGGGCAAGTACTTGGTGATGATCTACGACAACGAGGCGCTCTGGGACGCCGCCGACCCCTCGGTGGCGGAGAAGAACCACCTCAATCACGGCGCCTTCGCGCAGGCGAACCAGGCGGCGATCGTGGGCGGCGCCCAGCTCGATGGGAGCAACACCGCGACGTCGATCCGCGCGGACGGCGCCGGCGGCTTCGTGGTGACCGACGGGACGTTCGCGGAGACCAAGGAGGTGATGGGCGGGTACTACGTGATCGAGGCCGCGGACCTGGACGAGGCGCTGGAGATCGCCAAGCAGGTGCCGTCGCCGATGGGCGGCGTCGAGGTACGGCCGATCATCGACTGACATGGTCAGCAGCGAGGTCGCCGAGGCAGTGGAACTGGCCCACGCTCAGGAGTGGGCCCAGGTCTTGGCGACCACCGCTCGGGTGGCCGCCGATCTCGACCTGGCGGAGGACTGCGTCCAGGACGCGTACGCGAAGGCGCTCGTGCACTGGTCCGAGCAGGGCATCCCCCGCCGGCCCGGCGCCTGGCTGACCACGGTCGCCACCCGCCGGGCGCTCGAGCATCGCCGCCGGGCGGAGGTCTCGCAGCGCAAGCTACCGCTGCTCATCTCGGAGCCCGACCTCCAGGACGCCTTCCCCGACGACCGGCTGCGGCTGGTCTTCACCTGCTGCCACCCAGCGCTGGCGCAGGAGGCACGGATTGCGCTCACCCTGCGACTGGTCTGCGGCCTGTCGTCCGCTGAGATCGCGAAGGCCTTCCTGGTCAAGGAGACCGCCATGCAGGCCCGGATCACCCGCGCCAAGCAGAAGATCACCCAGTCACGCATCCCCTACCGGATCCCCCGGCT
This region includes:
- a CDS encoding M16 family metallopeptidase, with the translated sequence MSSQALTTPPAVAPPRPWRFPLATSTTTRSGTPVHVFDRPGQYVATVRVTVAMPLAVEPRELEGVATIMSRTLDEGTELKSANEFAAALERHGAAYGVDVSSDALHVEISVPTSQLAPAVKLLAEAVTRPAFNQADVGRHVTIRLGEINQERANAGYRAREAFAANLFDPSSRRSRPTAGTPDTIRPLTNVQVAEFYHANIGPARAEILFAGDATGVDVAAVIDDAFGEWTSDAGTAMETPEPLYIAGNKLVLVDRPGSVQSQLLIGCPGPDRREDIWGAAAVANHVVGGTITSRVDTVLREEKGYTYGTRTSFTAPRKGGTFSLGGAVRTEVTGAAIGDALKILLDARDGLTAQEVQDAQDSLIRTAPLRYEQADSIAQQVGSNIAAGVPLDFADTYLAQIAATTAETATEAYRRYVGANGLLVVVVGEAKEVRSQLAGLGIGDITELS
- a CDS encoding DUF4190 domain-containing protein, whose amino-acid sequence is MPDDEEYPPERRPGQPNYVYPQPLHRKLRDNSAATTSMVLGILGLGTLLAILSPLAWVKANQALAEIDANPGVYGNRSMAVAGRITGMIGSILLIAGLVFCLLLLVIAIVSSG
- a CDS encoding YciI family protein, whose product is MGKYLVMIYDNEALWDAADPSVAEKNHLNHGAFAQANQAAIVGGAQLDGSNTATSIRADGAGGFVVTDGTFAETKEVMGGYYVIEAADLDEALEIAKQVPSPMGGVEVRPIID
- a CDS encoding S8 family serine peptidase, with translation MRDVRRSLCAATGAFVLLAGALAVPVTAGAGTTAVEGGSTEYTVLLEAGANHAQALAAVQAAGGKLVKENTNLGTMTVQAAATGFVTRVDASSAIQGAARSRPIGQLPQARPSTVEQEHLGAVAKGKSVTAKAAKKNKTADPLDAQLWGLKMIRADLAHEKHPGKKKVLVGVLDSGIDARNPDIAPNFDWKLSRNFATDLPEIDGPCEFRGCVDPVGWDDSGHGTHVAGTIGAALNGIGVSGVAPNVSLVEIRGGQDSGFVFLGPVLDALTYAGDVGIDVVNMSFYVDPWLYNCTNNPADSAEAQAEQRATIAAMNRALDYAHNKGVSLVGSLGNNHEDLGKPRNDISSPDFGDVPPYERVIDNATCVDLPVEGPHMIGVAALGPSAKKADYSNYGLEQNDVAAPGGWFRDYFGTPQYRTNENLILSTYPVNVLQNAAVPLVDAAGNITEAGVAGGVQKQCPAGVTDYTKCGYYNWLQGTSMASPHVTGVVALIVSEYGKKGSHNSFGLAPDKARKILLDSAQKRACPTPRLQSYVNEGRSTEFDALCEGPRTLNGFYGNGIVDAYAAVTRY
- a CDS encoding M16 family metallopeptidase; amino-acid sequence: MPLNYPLAEQTLDNGLRVVVSSDRNVPIVSVNLWYDVGSRHEPPGLTGFAHLFEHLMFQGSRNVESGQHFSLLESVGASLNASTFFDRTNYFESLPSGGLDLALWLEADRMGYLLDAVNQENLDNQRDVVKEEKRQSYDNRPYGDSYERLVGLLFPETHPYAHMTIGSMADLDAAAVEDVHAFFRKYYGPNNAVLTIVGDVSADDAFDAAKRYFGHLPAIPTPPPAPDGTLGPLDGVFRDDVVDDVPSDLITMMFRLPVDGTPELDAAALALDVLAGGQSGRLNRRLVRDEQIAQSVSGGALPLIGGVSFGTLTGIASEGVDLQQVEDALVEEVEKLAKDGITADELATVQAQAERDWLEQLATCGGRADEISHHALLFGDPNRINTRIDELRAVTADQVQAAASKWVRAGSRAQVTYRRQTDSAVAGTEAGEQE
- a CDS encoding DUF4190 domain-containing protein, whose product is MEPTPPPPTPEQPPAGGGGYPPPPQGGYLPPQPSGYPPPPGGYPPPPGGYPGYQPYTGRNDLPPPGSGGLSTPALIGFILSIFGIVLISIILCIVALTKIPKTGQRGKGLAIAGLVVSGLWVLLGGLLVIGLIAGNSEPDRDASGQVTTTVNTRPDKLRVGDCVTGIEEGVVKDIKVQPCDQPNGGKVFAVFELPAGKWPGLAAVQAAAEKGCTDRFKALNEQPDKPSSVYFLHPNEDGWGLGDRGTTCLLVPK